Within the Pygocentrus nattereri isolate fPygNat1 chromosome 28, fPygNat1.pri, whole genome shotgun sequence genome, the region GGATGTTATTAACTCACCTTAATAAATGTACGGGCGTTACGCCCTCAGAAACGGATGATGGTGGGTGGTCATTTTTTGAGGGTGATCCTTGATGATTTTGGGAATCCATCTGTGAAAATGacaaccaaaaaacaaaacacttatgtttaattattttaaaatggctaaatctagcttcctattcgccagcttatTGCttcaattttcccgttccacattctggcgcctgctgcagcatttaaggtggaacgggaaaattcaaacaagaagctggcgaataagaggctgacttcagcttcgctaAGTTAGGTTAGTTAAATCTCCGCCGCCTGACTAACTTACACTGTCGAACACAACCGACTGTTAACTTAGCTAGGTTAGCATTAGCTCGACCTAATAACAAACAAGACTCCAgattaaatgaacatttttcctttttatacAGCCGCTTACAGAGCTgcacaaaacaaatcaaacgcTCTCTACACAGACACAGAACTTACTGTCGGCTCCGGTTccgtttgtttgtgtttgggtTTATCAACTCAAGCTTCTTAGCAGGCAACCGAATCTGCCGCCGAGAGGAAATGCTCCGTCACGTGACAACAACGCGCGGCGAGGGCTGTGTTCCGATTAGCGTTCATGGTTTTGCACTAGAACACTGCTGCGAATGCCAGTTGAATGAAACTTGCTTTCTTGTTAGCTGTCATTGAGGTTGCTCGCATTGCTGACCCCTTTCAAAacgttttcttctttttttatatacatgtgTTGTTAGTCACAGTGGGTAGTCGGCTTCAAACATACAAGAAACATCAATGCGATGTTATGATTAACAGCATCGTCATAAGATAAATATATTTGTTCCGTATTATActtcagctgttattcttttcacTCCAAACTTCCAAGCACacacttttatatatatttttaaatattttatttgcttttgtttgttagGCATTATATAGCCATATATCTAAATAACGCGATTCTGTAGTCCCACAGCTCATAGAAAAcgtgaatgtaaatgtagttctGGGGTGTAAACAAGAaacaagcatgttttttccacCTCGGAGGTCTGAAAAAGGTACTCGGTATAGACTAGCAATGGAGGCTAGAATGCTACGCACTAGCTAAACGCCCTACTTAGAATAGCAGTGCTTATTGGGGCGCGGCCCCGTGCAGTGAGTCGAGAATCTGCGTGATAAAGGACTCTTGCCCAGCGTCGGGgctgtttgtatgttttctgcGGAATATCATGAGGGATTAACATTTTAACTAGGTACCTGTATTTTTGGTAAGGACGAAGCTCTCTTAACGTTACATCTGCTTAGTGGACAGTGTCTCCAGATTGTGTTTACCTACAAACATAGTAGCTGCGGTGATTTCTGATTTCTGCTCAGGTCACCACAGCGCACCACAGCGCTAACTAACTAGGTTAACTAGTGCTAATGCATTTGCTTGGTTAGGTAACACAGCTGCCTGCACGATAACGTCATTGTTCTGCCATAGGAAGGCTACCAAGCTACACCAGTGCGTTAACGGTGATTATTTCGGTGAAACGCCACAGCTGGTGGTGTAACGGTCACAGCGCGTTTCTGTATCCTTTGTGAGCGCCAGCTCTCACTGTGTAACACTATAAGTAGTGCAGCTTTGGATTATTattaaacacagccactgtatttatatatgaGTCGATACTCTTTTATGTGCTGTCCTTAAGCGTCCTCTCCTGGAGTCGTTTTAAAGGGAGACTGGCCTCTTACTGTTTTAATCTCTGTAACAGGAACATGACTGGGAACCACCAGAGGGCATCCGCAAGCGAGTCCTCGATGAATGGGCATGAAAggagctaaacggctaaaaacgagaaGTGGGTTTTACACAGTAGGATGCTGGCGTTACTGCCACTGAGTGCCGATTTGTTGGCATTGCTgacagtgagtgctgattggttggcattgctgacagtgagtgctgattggttggcatagctgacagtgagtgctgattggttggcattgctgacagtgagtgctgattggttggcattgctgacagtgagtgctgactggttggcattgctgacagtgagtgctgactggttggcatagctgacagtgagtgctgattggttggcatagctgacagtgagtgctgattggttggcatagctgacagtgagtgctgattggttggcatagctgacagtgagtgctgattggttggcatagctgacagtgagtgctgattggttggcatagCTGACAGTGAGTGCCGATTGGTTGGCATAGCTGACAGTGAGTGCCgattggttggcattgctgacagtgagtgccgattggttggcattgctgACACTGAGTGCCgattggttggcattgctgACACTGAGTGCCGATTGGTTGGCATAGCTGACACTGCCTGCCgattggttggcattgctgACAGTGAGTGCTAATTGGCTggcattactgccactgagtgctgattggttggcattgctgacagtgagtgctgattggttggcattgctgacagtgagtgctgattggttggcaatgctgacagtgagtgctgattggttggcattgctgacagtgagtgctgattggttggcattactgtcactgagtgctgattggttggcattgctgacagtgagtgctgattggttggcattgctgacagtgagtgctgattggttggcattgctgacagtgagtgctgattggttggcattgctgacagtgagtgctgattggttggcaatgctgacagtgagtgctgattggttggcattgctgacagtgagtgctgattggctggcattactgccactgagtgctgattggttggcattgctgACACTGAGTGCCGATTTGTTGGCATTGCTgacagtgagtgctgattggttggcattgctgacagtgagtgctgattggttggcattgctgacagtgagtgctgactggttggcatagctgacagtgagtgctgattggttggcatagctgacagtgagtgctgattggttggcatagctgacagtgagtgctgattggttggcattgctgacagtgagtgctgattggttggcatagCTGACAGTGAGTGCCGATTAGTTGGCATAGCTGACAGTGAGTGCCGATTGGTTGGCATAGCTGACAGTGAGTGCCgattggttggcattgctgacagtgagtgccgattggttggcattgctgacagtgagtgccgattggttggcattgctgACACTGAGTGCCgattggttggcattgctgACACTGAGTGCCGATTGGCTggcattactgccactgagtgctgattggttggcattgctgacagtgagtgctgattggttggcattgctgacagtgagtgctgattggttggcaatgctgacagtgagtgctgattggttggcattgctgacagtgagtgctgattggttggcattactgtcactgagtgctgattggttggcattgctgacagtgagtgctgattggttggcattgctgacagtgagtgctgattggttggcattgctgacagtgagtgctgattggttggcattgctgacagtgagtgctgattggttggcaatgctgacagtgagtgctgattggttggcattgctgacagtgagtgctgattggctggcattactgccactgagtgctgactggttggcattgcTGACACTGAGTGCCGATTTGTTGGCATTGCTgacagtgagtgctgattggttggcattgctgacagtgagtgctgattggttggcattgctgacagtgagtgctgactggttggcatagctgacagtgagtgctgattggttggcatagctgacagtgagtgctgattggttggcatagctgacagtgagtgctgattggttggcattgctgacagtgagtgctgattggttggcatagCTGACAGTGAGTGCCGATTAGTTGGCATAGCTGACAGTGAGTGCCGATTGGTTGGCATAGCTGACAGTGAGTGCCgattggttggcattgctgacagtgagtgccgattggttggcattgctgACACTGAGTGCCgattggttggcattgctgACACTGAGTGCCgattggttggcattgctgACACTGAGTGCCGATTGGCTggcattactgccactgagtgctgattggttggcattactgccactgagtgctgattggttggcattgctgacagtgagtgctgattggttggcaatgctgacagtgagtgctgattggttggcattgctgacagtgagtgctgattggttggcattactgtcactgagtgctgattggttggcattgctgacagtgagtgctgattggttggcattgctgacagtgagtgctgattggttggcattgctgacagtgagtgctgattggttggcattgctgacagtgagtgctgattggttggcaatgctgacagtgagtgctgattggttggcattgctgacagtgagtgctgattggctggcattactgccactgagtgctgattggttggcattgctgACAGTGAGTGCCAATTGGCTggcattactgccactgagtgccgattggttggcattgctgacagtgagtgctgattggttggcattgctgACAGTGAGTGCTAATTGGCTggcattactgccactgagtgctgattggttggcattgctgacagtgagtgctgattggttggcattgctgacagtgagtgctgattggttggcattgctgacagtgagtgctgattggctggcattgctgtcactgagtgctgattggttggcattgctgacagtaagtgctgattggttggcattgctgacagtgagtgctgattggttggcattgctgacagtgagtgctgattggttggcattgctgacagtgagtgctgattggttggcattgctgacactgagtactgattggttgccattgctgacagtgagtgctgattggttggcattgctgacagtgagtgctgattggttggcattgctgactgtgagtgctgattggttggcattgctgactgtgagtgctgattggttggcattgctgactgtgagtgctgattggttggcattgctgactgtgagtgctgattggttggcattgctgACTGTGAGTGCTGATCGGTTGGCATTGCTgacagtgagtgctgattggttgattgaaGTGGTTTGCACTCACCGAGCTCATGAAGGTATATGAGACACAATCCTAACGTCctgtaacagcagtgttaaatatgtttagtaaATGAAGACATTCTTCTCTATAAAACAGagttttaagcatttataagctGGATTGGCTCAGACGCTCCGTTAACCCATTCATTCTGAACTCTCTCTGCAGCGCCCTCTAGCGATTGCCAAACCTGGAAGACATTAGAGTGACAGCTCTCCTCACTACTAACTCTGTACAAACCCTGTGGCTTGTCCTGTAGGTAAATGTAGAACATGGAAACGGCGCCGTCTTCAGGCGCGGAAAGGAACTGACCAGCCAGCAGGTCTGTTTAACCCGGACGCAGTCAGGCAGGAGGTCAGCATGGGAAGCAGAGTCAGTAGTGGCAAAATGGCTGCAGCCAGTCGGGTCGTGCAGGTAAATAAAGACTTTCTGAAGCATTCGGTTAATGTTCCTGTTCGTTATTTAAACCGGGAGTGTTGCACGGCGAAGCGTTTCCACCCGGACGGGGGCGGAGGTTTATCTGTGCTGCTGGCCGGCCCTGTGTGTGGTGAGGCTGATGCCCTTGTCAGAGCACCAGGAGTTTCCAGCCGCTGCTGCTCGGCTGTGGCTCCTCACTCTTCAGATACACGGGCGAGGCGGCTGCCCCGTCTCTCTGAGCATTCCCGCGGTCATATCCTTTAGTATCCGACAGCATAGCAGAAAAACGACCTTGCATATCACAGTTTTAGGCTAGAAAGCGGGTCGTGTTTATAACTATTCAAGAGAAAGTTATTTCAGAAAGTCTGGTGTTTATTGTGTAAtatcttgttgttgttgttgttgttgttttcgcAGGTTGTGCGTCCCCACACACCATTAATCAAATTTCCAAATCGGCAGGGCATTCCCAGGCCTAACGGTGAGCATTTAACTTGCTTGAATTGCGTGAATTTCTTTCTTGAATGAAATGCAACAAACCAAATCTGAATATAGCATTTCATCCAAAACATCCTTCAGACTCCCACACAGTGCGGTGTCCAGAGTTTCCAGTCCTGGGTTTTGCAGTTACTGCTTGGTGTGACACTAGGTGGCCAAACAGATGCACACCGAGGTTGGTTAAGGACAGTGATTACAAAGTCCAGGACTGAAACGTGGATTCAATAACCTTTGAAGATCTCAAAGTGATtcataaacaaatattaaatatataaataaatatcacatACACATgttatctaagccacttatcctcctgggtcacctTGACTGGCCACCAGTCAAACATGAGcaataaattaatattaaatattttaatgagaTACATTACATTGAATTATTTGCAGGTAAAGCAATCCTTGCCAGATGTGGAGAAAAGTTTTTATGTTCTGTGGTCAGGACAGGAGTAATCTAAACTCCACGAGTCTTTATccttcagagaaagaaaaagtattttttcctCTGCTCTAGTGCAGCCTGACACGCTGTAAcgttttgttttaatgttgtttttttctatgACACAGTTAATCATACAttcttatgcaaaagtttgagcacacTCAGTCAAAgtgtgaaaacaagttaacagcCTCATAAGCAGAGCAGGGGTGAACAACTTTGGTCCTTgtgggctggtgtccagcacagtttgctgatattcctgctcaaacacacttgATTGAACTTGTGTCTTAATTGGCAGGttaagtgggtgtgtttgagtaggggAAGCTACTGGACACCAAGCCCTCCAGGTTGAAAATTGTGCACCCACCCTGAGGATAATTAAATACACCAAACCggtagtaattgtgcattaagatgtgcagaagagtgttctctgtagaagatacGTACCtatatttacttagaaaatcaacaaaacacactgaacaggGATGCTCAAACATTTGAGTGCATAATGAAGCTTAAAATTTTAGAGTAATATGAGAAAATTTTTGGAAAAAGCTATGGAATTTCTTCATGAGGAAAGAGCAAGTCTCTGTAAGAGAAGAGCAAAACCTTGCCCCTCAAGATTTGAGGGAACCACAGTGGGGTTAATGTTCTACTTACTTGATTCTGTGTTTCCTTATTTTCAGTACAAGAAGCACTAAAATTGCTTGTTGTCAGCATCCCGCAGTCCTTCCCACCTGCACCAACACCAGCACCATCAGCTACACCTGCACCTAGACCTACAGCAACCGTCAGCCGCCTTCCAGGCACACCAGACAACATTGCTGTAGTTAAAGAGCTCCCACAGAGATACCGCAGACGGGAAATCGTATTGGAGGAAATGGACTACATTCAGGTTGGtgctggagctaaactgctgtcatTCTAATATATGATTTTGGGGGTTTGCACTATAAAAGAAGACTGTAGGGATTTGGTATCAGGTCTCATTGACGCGTTTATGGCCAGTGTCCAAGAGGAGTGACTATGTTCTCCATGTTTAGAGAGAAGGGTGACCTCTCTCGTCGCAGTCTCATACCTGGCACTAAATGGCTGGTACTGTTATACGATTACCCGAAATATGGGGAGACATATGGGCGATGGTGATAATAACTCGGCAATAAGCAAATTAAAGCTAAAGATCCGTTAAAATCGCACATTATAAGTTGGAAAGTATTTGCTAAAATTAGTTTGTTCCTGATTAAAACCATGTTGTGCTAATGTGCCAACCTGCATTGACATGGAGTTGGTTTATTTTCTAGGAACattattatataaatgtagATATAAATTTAGAGCTGAATGGGGCGGATATCCCTTAACATGCCGATTGTATTACAAGAGGTTCCAcccttcagttaaaaaaaaaaaaaaaaaaaagatatatttgTGACTCTGGTAGCAGGATCAAATAgaaaaattatttgttttttttttttttgtatgtttgtgcatttttttttttttttttttttttattttgtcttattttactAGTGATTtcagatatttttgaaaaaataactTAATTTTTCTTAGTTTCTGGCTTATAGGTCTAGCACCATTCATATAGACAATACAACCGCAGATTGCATGCAATTCCATGCAATCCCAATCGGATTTTGACCAGTGAACTATCTCCTCCTTCTTTTATGTTTCAGAATATAGTTCTATAATGTGCTGTGACCATTTAGTGGTACTTGAACTAACTTAAAGTTGGGGCATGTTGGCACAGTGGTCTACGctattttataatgttttggGGAACATTTTATATAGTAATCTACCAAGACTATGtaatttaagtttaaaaaagtttaagtgacccttattagtcccacaatggggaaatttcacctccgcatttaacccatccgtgcagtgaaacaccacatacactctagtgagcacacacacactagggggcagtgagcacacttgcccggagtggtgggcagcccaatccgcagcgcccagggagcagtcgggggttaggtgtcttgctcaaggacacctcggtcatgtgctgtcggcactggggatcaaaccggcgaccttccagtcatgacgctggttccctgacctccagcccacggctgcTCCCATAATGTTATGAAACAATCCAATATTGGcataaaacacaacattactCTGATCAAGAATGAACTAACTTAAATACTTTGACATTAAATGTGTCTGGTTTTAACTGTGATGTTAAGCTTTCATTTGCTGATAGTTGGGTTATCCGTACATATCTCATCCCCTCTCCACTATTGTTGTTATTAATGTTGCCTTGCCCGTTGTTATCCCAGGACCCACTGGCATAAAACATCATAGAACAAAAGTGCTAATCTAGGAACATTTTGCCAATGGTTTAAATGGACCCGATCCTCTGTGCCTGCAAAATATGACTTATAGTTGTAGATCATGAAATAAGTGGTAGATGTAATGCTTGAAAAACACGAAGTAACAAATAATTGATATGTTCTTGTTGTTTGCAGCGTGGAGGACCAGAGTGATGGTGCTTCACATCTTACCAAAGCCAGGCCTGTGGAAATGGTTTTTGTTGTTGCCTGACATCTTTCCTCAGCAAGAGGATTTGTGAGAGTTCACTTTATAGGAATAAaacttaattattattaaaatgtacatagaGATTATTTCTAAATGTGATTGTACGGTGTGTGGGGGGTCAGTCTGCTCATTAGTTCAAGCGCTGTATCATGTTTACagcacaaacttttggacatctGAGTTTGATTTGAGCTTTTTCCTTAAATACACATGTGGTACGTAATGTCTGGATTAAATCAGTATTATAGCGTATTAAATAAACTACTCTGCTCTCTATACTGAGCTGCACCATCAACACTGCAGTACTTTGATTTAATGGGACCTTTCCTTGTTTTGAGAtccatgttaaaaaaaaaaaaaaaaaaaaaagaaggaaaaactacAACTTGGACAacttcctgctgctgctgtgttcaTTCTGTGCAGTTTGAAGGTTTCTGCAGGACGCTGTACATCTGGATTATTAAACGTTTAACAGCTTTggtttgtatgtgtatttattaaCATATCATGCTTGAAGCGGTGTGTGAGGAAGTGAAAACACATGTAAGGAAGAATTActtaaaaaatatgtatatatactacattgccaaaagtatttgctcatctgccttcacacatctATGAACTTGaaccccattcttaatccatagggtttaatatgatgttggcccaccctttacagctataacagcttcaactcttctgggaaggtttaggagtgtttatgggaattttttgacattcttccagaagtgcatttgtgaggtctcgacactgatgttggacgaggaGGCCTGGCTCAcggtctctgctctaattcatgccaaaggtgttctatcgggttgaggtcaggactccgtgcaggccagtcaagttcttccacaacaaactcgctcatccgtgtctttatggaccttgcttcatgcactggtgcacagtcatgttggaacagaaggggtcgtcctcaaactgttcccgcaaagttgggagcatgaaattgtccaaaatctcttgttgCTGAAACAttgaattcctttcactggaactaaggggctgagcccaactcctgaaaaacagccccacaccataatttcccctccaccaaactttacacttggcacactgcagtcagacaagtacggttctcctggcaaccgccaaacccaaactcatccatcggattgccagatagaGAATCGTTATTCGTCTCTCCAcaaaacacgtctccactgctctagagtccagtggtggcactttacaccactccatttgatgctttgcattgtactTGGgaatgtaaggcttggatgcagctgctcggccatagaaacccatcccatgaagctctctacgctgttcttgagctgatctaaaggccacatgaagttcaGAAGTCTGTAgggattgactctgcagaaaattggcaacctctgcacactatcTGCATCCGCCTTTGTTACAATACcattgacagttgactgtggaatatttagtagagagaaaatttcacgactggacttgctgcacaggtggcgtccgatcacggcaccatgatggaatttactgagctcctgagagcgacccattctttcactgtctgtagaagcagtctgcatgcctaggtgcttggttttacacacctgtggagATGGAAGTggttggaacacctgaattgaatgatttggatgagtgattgaatacttttggcaatatagtgtatataccatttttgttgtttttcagtttttgacaatgtgagaatgcctgttggcctttacattgtttaaaaaaaaattcattatgaacggaccaaaagaagtgGCCTAACATTACTTTTACTAcattatttttccttctcctgtaaagttaccactttggagatacaagcttttgttcaCACATGTGCACATACACACCAACACAGTAAGACTTCATGCTATCTCACAACTGTTTCCAGAGCTTTATTTCTGGATCTTTTACATCAAGTAATAAAgtacaacaaaaatacaaaataatgcctaacaaaaccaaacaaaaagcaatacaattgtatttacatattataaacaatgtctgaataattcagttattAAATGTTATGATTGTCTATATTtctgaataaacatttatagtaTATGTTGGTCTTATTCACAAATGTAATTTCCCTTATGTATTTCTCCCCCCCATGAATGAATCTGATATGGCAAGTCTATAATTTTCAGTTTCTaagttaaataaaatttaataaacaaatacactcAAAACCATTGAGAACATCTTCCAAGCAACTTTAAATATCCAAACTTTAGAAAAGTGTGAATCGTGTATTACTGTAGGTCAATACCACTTTTACATAACTGACACCACAATAAACTGATTCTCAAAGCACCTCTGAGGGAGATAGCTGTATGCAGTTTGTGGCATATTTTCTGATCTTTTAGCACTACAGCAGAGCATGTGTacccaggaccaccacagataCCATCCCCTCAAATTGTTAGTACCACCTACAGTCTCACTAACTGAAGTATATTCAGACTCAGTATCAGTGACTGAGTAAAGCACTGTATCCTAACCCATCACCGAGTCTATGTTACTGTCAAGCTTTTAAGGCCTGTACCTTAACAGTTGGCTTTCTACACTGAGCTCAGTGGAGAGGCGTGCTACATTTATTCTGTAGTGCTCCACCAACTTTGTGGATAAGTGTAAACGCTCTTCTAAGCACACTACTGAGAAATAATGAAGTGCTGAGAAAGGCTGCATTTCAGACACCAGAAATGCTAAACAGGATGCCTCAAATTTATAAGATAAACCAAAACCAAGACAGTTGCTGTTGACTTCTGAATGATGTCCCAAGCAATCCTGTTTCTGGACGtacaaacacagcagcagcagcattcgCTTGGACCATTGGCTCCTATGAGCCAGAAATTTGTCAGGTGAAGTTTTCACACTACCCAGTAGTAGCTTCTGCAAACACATGTATGGGATGTATGTAAAATCAGTTATCTACAACCAGAAATGCATTTCCACACATGAACAGAGGTGAGCAATCTCATGTAGTGGAGCTTCCCAAAacaaatgtcacaaaaaaaaaaaaaaaaaaaaggtatgtgCCACACAAACTCGATACATTTCCCCACCCTATAAAACAGATTTTAGTGGTATTTTCCAAATAGTAACATCTGGCATGCATGGCTTAGATGTCTCTTGTCTTACTGCAAAAtaatagaaaacaaacaaacaaaaaaatgtattaagtaATATAAGAAATAAGATATTAAAACTTCTGTACATATCTACACATTATTGCCATGATAAACAggaacattaacatttttgcaTCACCTAGTCCCTGAATGCGTTCAGGGCATAAAGTCTACTAAAATATTCCACAGTATTTTGTATTCTGGATGCACAGAACAGGAAAGATGCCAGTTTTCTTAGAGCATGCAAACCTCTCAGGCCTTGGGAAGTTTACTATAAGCTGGCAAGCTCCAATACAAGCCACATGAGTCCCATCTGTTTAGTACATACAGCATACAAAAAAAGGTAGAATACTAGGGGGAAATGGGTTTATACAACACAGCGAGCTTAAAGAGAGGTCAAATCAGGTAACATTCAAATATCTTCGGTACCTCTGGTGAAGCTATTCATTCTGCATAGCTAAAGTAACACTACTCATAAATTACCAAAGCATCAAATGACAAGTTTACAAGAACTGCATAAGCAAACAGATATGCCAAAACAGTATCTATACTGCAAGAGACTGATCCAAGACAGTAAGCAGTGGCTTTGTATTTAAGCTGGATTTTAAACCTCCAGGGACCATGAAAGCATCCTCCTGACttttaacatatttacaaatgaaatacattaaaGCATACAATATAATACTGTCGACAAACATTTCTGTGATGACCTCATGCCAAGAAAACAACACCTTTCAATAATTTCTCTATTTAGATTTTCTCCTTGCCTAAGCCTATGGTCTCCAAAAGG harbors:
- the mrps36 gene encoding 28S ribosomal protein S36, mitochondrial, with the translated sequence MGSRVSSGKMAAASRVVQVVRPHTPLIKFPNRQGIPRPNVQEALKLLVVSIPQSFPPAPTPAPSATPAPRPTATVSRLPGTPDNIAVVKELPQRYRRREIVLEEMDYIQRGGPE